A stretch of Dietzia lutea DNA encodes these proteins:
- a CDS encoding YihY/virulence factor BrkB family protein, with protein sequence MSTTSRDITDKPSSDADPDHGKPESPTSLKGSAWKIGIKRALSEFSRDKCTDLAASLTYFAVLSLFPALLAVVSLLGVFGQGQATVDAVMELLEGAAPEETLAALRGPIESVVNTPAAGIALITGLAGALWSASGYVGAFGRAMNRIYEVEEGRPFWKLKPVTVLLTAVLLLLVCLAGLILVVSGPIAEWAGNLIGLGETAVTVWGIAKWPVLVLVVVVILAVLYGFAPNVKQPKFRWISIGAVIALLVWAVATGGFVFYVTNFSSYNATYGSLAGVIIFLLWLWITNNALLFGAEVDAEVERARELQAGMHAEETIQLPPRDTTASDKAAEKHQQTVDDAADVRREAQAEEARRRD encoded by the coding sequence ATGAGCACGACGAGCCGCGACATCACCGACAAACCCAGTTCGGATGCCGACCCCGATCACGGTAAGCCCGAGTCGCCCACCTCGCTGAAGGGCAGCGCGTGGAAGATCGGTATCAAGCGCGCCCTGTCCGAGTTCTCCAGGGACAAGTGCACCGATCTCGCCGCGAGTCTGACGTACTTCGCGGTGTTGTCCTTGTTCCCCGCCCTGCTCGCGGTGGTCTCGCTCCTCGGCGTGTTCGGCCAGGGCCAGGCCACGGTGGACGCGGTCATGGAACTCCTCGAGGGCGCCGCCCCCGAGGAGACCCTCGCCGCGCTGCGCGGGCCCATCGAGTCGGTCGTCAACACCCCGGCCGCCGGCATCGCCCTCATCACCGGTCTCGCCGGTGCGCTGTGGTCGGCCTCGGGCTACGTCGGCGCGTTCGGCCGGGCGATGAACCGCATCTACGAGGTCGAAGAAGGTCGGCCCTTCTGGAAGCTCAAGCCCGTCACGGTTCTGCTGACCGCGGTCCTGTTGCTCCTGGTCTGTCTCGCCGGGCTCATCCTGGTGGTGAGCGGACCGATCGCCGAATGGGCGGGGAATCTGATCGGTCTGGGGGAGACGGCCGTGACCGTGTGGGGGATCGCCAAGTGGCCGGTGCTCGTCCTCGTCGTCGTCGTCATCCTGGCCGTGCTCTACGGGTTCGCGCCCAACGTCAAGCAACCCAAGTTCCGCTGGATCTCGATCGGCGCCGTCATCGCGCTGCTCGTGTGGGCGGTGGCGACCGGCGGCTTCGTCTTCTACGTGACCAACTTCAGCAGCTACAACGCCACCTACGGCTCCCTCGCCGGCGTCATCATCTTCCTGCTCTGGCTGTGGATCACCAACAACGCGCTGCTGTTCGGGGCGGAGGTCGACGCCGAGGTCGAGCGTGCCCGCGAGCTGCAGGCGGGGATGCATGCGGAGGAGACCATCCAGCTCCCGCCGCGCGACACCACGGCGAGCGACAAGGCGGCCGAGAAGCACCAGCAGACCGTTGACGACGCGGCCGACGTCCGCCGCGAGGCCCAGGCGGAGGAGGCCCGCCGCCGCGACTGA
- a CDS encoding TetR/AcrR family transcriptional regulator, with amino-acid sequence MTGGTIQNELLAVARREFVERGYGGASIRSIAQKTGVSLSAMYYHYASKQELLAAMLNAGMDSFEQRVRAEFEAEDPTPTGRLLGYVASLVRFRTLEQEQSRLVQTETRNLEPEHLDAYRERQRQSSEPLRLAVADGVASGDFRTPYPEDSYRSILGMCNAIAHWYDPAGPLPVDELVRRYQDLALQVVYHHDITASPA; translated from the coding sequence ATGACTGGTGGCACGATTCAGAACGAATTGTTGGCGGTCGCGCGCCGCGAGTTCGTCGAGCGGGGCTACGGCGGCGCATCAATCCGCTCGATCGCCCAGAAGACCGGTGTGAGCCTGTCGGCCATGTACTACCACTACGCCAGCAAGCAAGAACTCCTCGCGGCAATGCTCAACGCGGGTATGGACTCCTTCGAACAGCGGGTCCGCGCAGAATTCGAGGCCGAGGATCCCACCCCCACCGGTCGTCTACTCGGGTACGTGGCCTCCCTGGTCCGATTCCGAACACTCGAACAGGAACAGTCCCGGCTGGTGCAGACGGAAACACGAAATCTCGAGCCGGAGCACCTCGACGCGTATAGAGAGCGTCAACGGCAATCCAGTGAGCCGCTGCGTCTAGCGGTGGCGGACGGCGTCGCATCCGGAGATTTCCGCACTCCATATCCCGAGGATTCGTACAGATCCATCCTCGGTATGTGCAACGCGATCGCCCATTGGTACGACCCCGCCGGCCCTCTACCCGTCGACGAGCTCGTGCGCCGCTACCAGGACCTGGCGTTGCAGGTGGTGTACCACCACGACATAACGGCGTCGCCGGCCTGA
- a CDS encoding acyl-CoA synthetase, producing MYPGRFAATHPDKPAVIEDATGRVVTFSDLETRSVRFANWLLAQGLKPGDHIAALSVNDASVFELYWGAMRCGLYFTMVNTHLTTEEVAYIVGDSGARVLLVSGPLADLGAAIVEHTPDVEHRLAFAGEVPGHVNYEATMAGMSAAPPADQPRGADMLYSSGTTGRPKGIKPALDGAQVGDEPGPSLTARMKRNYDFGEHTVYLSPAPIYHAAPLRYATGAQAHGGTVILMDRFDPERSLAAIQKYGVTHSQWVPTHFIRMLRLPQGVRESYDVSSMQVAIHAAAPCPVEIKQAMLDWWGPVIYEYYSSTESNGATTISPAEWLLKPGSVGRVGPGSSGIVHICDELGEVLPTGQDGWIYFERDDYCFEYHNDPEKTADTRHPDHENWTTIGDIGHLDEDGYLFLTDRAKFTIISGGVNIYPQEIENCIAVHPAVIDVAVIGVPDDVMGQAVKAVVQLAPGVPPTDEVAERIKQHCLDKIARYKCPASVAFTELIPRTQTGKLVKHRLDASAGRRTPESSPDSSRESENPCPTQS from the coding sequence ATGTATCCCGGAAGATTCGCCGCGACCCACCCCGACAAACCGGCCGTCATCGAGGACGCCACCGGGCGCGTAGTCACCTTCTCCGATCTCGAGACCCGCTCCGTGCGGTTTGCCAACTGGCTCCTCGCCCAGGGATTGAAGCCCGGCGATCACATCGCCGCCCTGTCGGTCAACGACGCAAGCGTCTTCGAACTCTACTGGGGCGCTATGAGGTGCGGCCTCTATTTCACGATGGTCAATACCCATCTGACCACCGAGGAAGTCGCCTACATCGTGGGAGACAGCGGAGCCCGCGTTCTGCTCGTCTCCGGCCCTCTCGCAGACCTCGGTGCGGCGATCGTCGAGCACACGCCGGACGTCGAGCACCGCCTGGCGTTCGCGGGCGAGGTCCCCGGTCACGTCAACTACGAGGCCACCATGGCGGGGATGTCCGCCGCACCGCCGGCAGACCAACCACGTGGCGCGGACATGCTCTACTCCTCCGGCACCACCGGACGGCCCAAGGGGATCAAGCCCGCACTCGACGGCGCTCAGGTGGGCGACGAGCCGGGTCCTTCGCTCACTGCGCGCATGAAGCGCAACTACGACTTCGGCGAGCACACCGTCTACCTATCCCCCGCCCCGATCTACCATGCCGCACCCCTGCGGTACGCCACGGGTGCGCAGGCCCACGGCGGGACAGTGATCCTCATGGACCGCTTCGACCCGGAGCGGTCCCTGGCCGCGATACAGAAGTACGGCGTCACGCACAGCCAGTGGGTTCCCACCCACTTCATCCGGATGCTCAGATTGCCGCAGGGCGTGCGCGAATCCTACGACGTGTCCTCGATGCAGGTCGCGATCCACGCCGCCGCACCCTGCCCGGTTGAGATCAAGCAGGCCATGCTCGACTGGTGGGGTCCCGTGATCTACGAGTACTACTCATCCACCGAGTCCAACGGGGCCACCACAATCTCCCCAGCGGAGTGGCTACTCAAGCCAGGCAGCGTGGGCCGCGTCGGCCCGGGGTCCTCCGGCATCGTCCACATCTGCGACGAGCTGGGTGAGGTACTCCCCACCGGGCAGGACGGGTGGATCTACTTCGAACGGGACGACTATTGCTTCGAGTACCACAACGATCCAGAGAAGACCGCCGATACGCGGCACCCTGATCACGAGAACTGGACCACCATCGGCGACATCGGCCATCTCGACGAGGACGGTTATCTGTTCCTCACCGACCGTGCCAAGTTCACGATCATCTCGGGCGGGGTGAACATCTACCCGCAGGAGATCGAGAACTGCATCGCCGTGCACCCGGCCGTCATCGATGTCGCGGTGATCGGGGTGCCCGACGACGTGATGGGGCAGGCTGTCAAGGCCGTGGTCCAGTTGGCACCAGGGGTCCCTCCGACCGATGAGGTGGCCGAGCGGATCAAGCAGCACTGCCTCGACAAGATCGCCCGGTACAAGTGCCCCGCGAGCGTCGCGTTCACCGAGCTCATCCCCCGCACCCAGACCGGGAAGCTGGTCAAGCATCGGCTGGACGCCTCCGCCGGACGTCGGACACCCGAGTCGTCACCCGACTCCTCACGAGAATCGGAGAACCCGTGCCCAACGCAGTCATAG
- a CDS encoding 3'(2'),5'-bisphosphate nucleotidase CysQ, with translation MTSATRTPDQQLAVDLATDAGRLLVELRSSGPTGRTLGDIGDRRANELLLERLADARPGDAVLSEESKDDLSRVDADRVWIIDPVDGTREYGLGDRPDWAVHVALWERDGNPASSRLTAAAVGLPALGVVCGVDDDEIYAAPVGNGGVDGGGLLPPRVGSRPRIVLSASRPPAFARAVAGAVDGDLVPLGSAGAKAAAVVRGEADAYIHAGGQYQWDSAAPAGVALARGFVAVRIDGSPLEYNVAETYLPDLVVCRADLADAILGAIADADRA, from the coding sequence ATGACCTCCGCCACGCGCACCCCGGACCAGCAGCTCGCCGTCGACCTCGCCACGGACGCCGGCCGTCTGCTGGTGGAGCTCCGGTCCTCCGGACCCACGGGGCGCACGCTCGGCGACATCGGCGACCGTCGAGCCAACGAGCTGTTGCTCGAGCGGCTCGCCGACGCGCGTCCCGGCGACGCCGTCCTGTCCGAGGAGTCCAAGGACGATCTCTCCCGCGTGGACGCCGACCGCGTGTGGATCATCGACCCCGTCGACGGAACCCGCGAGTACGGGCTCGGCGACCGCCCCGACTGGGCTGTGCACGTGGCGCTGTGGGAGCGCGACGGGAACCCGGCGTCGTCACGGCTCACCGCCGCCGCGGTTGGACTACCGGCGCTCGGAGTGGTGTGTGGGGTCGACGACGACGAGATCTACGCCGCACCCGTGGGCAACGGCGGGGTCGACGGGGGAGGCCTCCTCCCGCCCCGCGTGGGCTCCCGGCCGCGGATCGTCCTCTCGGCCTCCCGCCCGCCCGCGTTCGCCCGTGCCGTGGCCGGCGCGGTGGACGGGGACCTGGTGCCGCTGGGCTCGGCCGGTGCCAAGGCGGCTGCCGTCGTTCGCGGCGAGGCCGACGCCTACATCCACGCGGGCGGGCAGTACCAGTGGGACTCCGCGGCGCCCGCCGGGGTCGCACTGGCCCGCGGGTTCGTGGCGGTGCGGATCGACGGCTCGCCGCTCGAGTACAACGTGGCGGAGACCTACCTACCGGACCTCGTCGTGTGCCGCGCCGACCTCGCCGACGCGATCCTCGGCGCGATCGCCGACGCCGACCGGGCCTGA
- a CDS encoding acyl-CoA dehydrogenase family protein, with the protein MQRTIFSREQDEFRKLVRDFIAKEVAPHREEWDELGRPPREFFRKLGDLGILGVQVPEEFGGGGETSFKYSAIVFEEVARAGVSFGSYTVHCCLILPYLLEYGTQKQKERWLPGFASGELMTAIAMTEPGTGSDLANIATTAKLSDDGSHYIVNGSKTFITGGVTADMILTICRTSPFDPENRRHGLSILCVPTDSEGFSVGRKLEKIGLRQQDTAELSFADVKVPAENLLGEKDAAFAYLTHNLPQERLSIALNAVSQSEAALRLAADYTRDRNVFGKPVSSFQNTKFVLAECATEVEVARVYVDRCLELLDRGELTVADAAKAKLHATEMAARVIDRCLQLHGGYGYITEYPIARLYADTRVSRIYGGTSEVMKSIIAKSLGL; encoded by the coding sequence ATGCAGCGAACGATCTTCTCCCGCGAGCAGGACGAGTTCCGCAAACTGGTACGCGACTTCATCGCCAAAGAGGTGGCCCCGCATCGTGAGGAGTGGGACGAGCTGGGGCGTCCGCCACGCGAGTTCTTTCGAAAGCTCGGCGATCTGGGCATCCTCGGCGTCCAGGTCCCTGAGGAATTCGGAGGCGGTGGTGAAACCAGCTTCAAATACAGCGCGATCGTGTTCGAAGAGGTCGCCCGCGCCGGTGTGTCCTTCGGCTCGTACACCGTGCACTGCTGCCTGATCCTCCCCTACCTCCTCGAGTACGGGACGCAGAAGCAGAAGGAGCGTTGGCTGCCGGGGTTCGCCTCCGGGGAGCTGATGACCGCCATCGCGATGACAGAGCCCGGCACCGGGTCGGACCTGGCGAACATCGCCACCACCGCCAAGCTCAGCGACGACGGGAGCCACTACATCGTCAACGGGTCCAAGACCTTCATCACCGGCGGCGTCACCGCGGATATGATCCTGACGATCTGCCGCACCTCCCCATTCGACCCCGAGAACCGACGCCACGGGTTGTCCATCCTGTGCGTGCCCACTGACTCGGAGGGCTTCTCCGTGGGACGGAAGCTCGAAAAGATCGGCCTGCGTCAGCAAGATACCGCCGAATTGTCATTTGCCGACGTCAAAGTGCCGGCGGAGAACCTATTAGGCGAGAAGGACGCGGCATTCGCATACCTCACCCACAACCTTCCGCAGGAGCGCCTGAGCATCGCGCTCAACGCTGTCTCGCAGTCCGAGGCCGCGCTTCGCCTCGCCGCCGACTACACGCGTGACCGGAATGTGTTCGGCAAGCCCGTCTCGAGCTTTCAGAACACGAAATTCGTACTAGCCGAATGCGCGACCGAGGTGGAGGTGGCCCGCGTGTACGTCGACCGGTGCCTAGAGCTGCTCGACCGCGGCGAGCTCACCGTCGCCGATGCCGCCAAAGCCAAACTCCACGCCACGGAGATGGCCGCGCGGGTGATCGACCGCTGCCTGCAGTTGCACGGTGGCTACGGCTACATCACCGAGTACCCGATCGCCCGCCTCTACGCCGACACCCGCGTCTCCCGGATCTACGGCGGCACGAGCGAGGTCATGAAGTCGATCATCGCCAAGAGCCTCGGGCTCTGA
- a CDS encoding NAD-dependent epimerase/dehydratase family protein has translation MTQNPEPDSPARRMRIVVTGASGNVGTPLLRRLLADGHEVVGLCRRIPPATPPYSGASWHRVDLSYASAHDLVEIFRGADAVIHLAWGFQPTRDVDHHHRLGVGGTAAVVEACRLAGVPHLVHQSSVGAYAPVSDGGPGVSVDRRVSEDAELGGVPTAAYNRHKTAAEQLLDRHERKHPGAPTIARMRPAFIVHAEAASGLLRYFTPALTPARLLRALPILPVDRRLTVPLVHGDDMASALAAAATSGAEGAFNIAAEPPITLDMLARELGARPVHLPYRVLRQLVHISWLLRLQPISIGWVDLAFGAPLMHTTRARAELGWRPTVAADEALREVIDAIVAGRAGTSPPLRRRTLLDALAGLCRGGAVDVRRLP, from the coding sequence ATGACGCAGAACCCGGAGCCAGATTCCCCGGCCCGCCGGATGCGGATCGTCGTCACCGGCGCGAGCGGCAACGTGGGCACCCCGCTGTTGCGGAGGCTGCTCGCCGACGGCCACGAGGTGGTGGGCCTGTGTCGCCGCATCCCACCCGCCACCCCTCCGTATAGCGGCGCCTCCTGGCACCGCGTCGACCTGTCGTACGCGAGCGCCCACGACCTGGTGGAGATCTTCCGCGGCGCCGACGCGGTCATCCACCTCGCCTGGGGCTTCCAGCCCACCCGCGACGTGGACCACCATCACCGGCTGGGCGTCGGCGGGACCGCCGCGGTCGTGGAGGCGTGCCGGCTGGCGGGCGTGCCGCACCTGGTGCACCAGTCCTCGGTGGGCGCCTACGCCCCCGTCTCCGACGGCGGACCCGGGGTCTCGGTCGACAGGCGGGTCAGCGAGGACGCCGAACTCGGCGGAGTGCCCACCGCCGCCTACAACCGGCACAAGACGGCCGCCGAGCAGCTGCTGGACCGGCACGAGCGCAAGCATCCCGGCGCCCCGACGATCGCCCGCATGCGGCCCGCCTTCATCGTCCACGCCGAGGCCGCCTCGGGTCTGCTCCGCTACTTCACCCCGGCGCTCACGCCCGCGCGACTGCTCCGGGCGCTGCCGATCCTGCCGGTGGACCGCCGACTCACCGTGCCGCTCGTCCACGGCGACGACATGGCCTCGGCCCTGGCGGCCGCCGCGACGTCCGGCGCGGAGGGCGCGTTCAACATCGCCGCCGAACCGCCCATCACCCTCGACATGCTCGCCCGCGAACTCGGCGCGCGGCCGGTGCACCTGCCCTACCGCGTGCTGCGGCAGCTCGTCCACATCAGCTGGCTGCTGCGCCTCCAGCCGATCAGCATCGGCTGGGTCGATCTGGCGTTCGGCGCCCCGCTCATGCACACCACCCGCGCCCGCGCGGAGCTCGGCTGGCGCCCCACGGTCGCTGCGGACGAGGCGCTACGCGAGGTGATCGACGCGATCGTCGCGGGCCGGGCCGGGACGTCACCACCACTGCGCCGACGGACCCTGCTCGACGCGCTGGCGGGTCTGTGCCGGGGCGGCGCGGTCGACGTCCGGCGACTGCCGTAG
- a CDS encoding sulfite exporter TauE/SafE family protein codes for MPEALWTYDSLGLLVVSAVIGVVIGLTGMGGGALMTPALILVGIPPTAAVANDLVVNAVNKVVGAGVHWRHGKPNLKIAFWLIIGSVPTAYLGAWLVHAIGAEDVQGMLKKAIGATLIVASTAYFLRAFFEMSGRIRAGDDPDPPVKPVLTLLVGVIGGLMVGITSVGSGTVIMMCIMLLYPTLAALRLVGTDLVQAVPLVIAAAIGHVMVTGVDWNLLVPLLVGGAIGTFFGSRFAGRVPGGLIRRGITIVLAVTASAMLGASPLLIGIITLVLVVGGPLVWRMLVRRFSVHLDKPVEQRPGASTHA; via the coding sequence GTGCCCGAGGCCCTGTGGACCTACGACTCGCTCGGCCTGCTGGTCGTCAGCGCCGTCATCGGCGTGGTGATCGGCCTGACGGGGATGGGCGGCGGCGCACTCATGACGCCGGCGCTCATCCTCGTGGGCATCCCGCCGACGGCGGCCGTCGCCAACGACCTGGTGGTCAACGCGGTCAACAAGGTCGTGGGCGCGGGCGTGCACTGGCGGCACGGCAAACCCAATCTCAAGATCGCGTTCTGGCTGATCATCGGCTCGGTGCCCACTGCGTACCTCGGCGCGTGGCTCGTGCACGCGATCGGGGCCGAGGACGTGCAGGGGATGCTCAAGAAGGCCATCGGCGCGACCCTCATCGTGGCGTCGACGGCCTACTTCCTGCGGGCGTTCTTCGAGATGTCCGGGCGTATCCGCGCCGGTGACGACCCGGACCCGCCGGTCAAGCCCGTGCTCACGCTGCTCGTCGGCGTGATCGGCGGTCTGATGGTGGGCATCACCTCGGTGGGCTCGGGGACCGTCATCATGATGTGCATCATGCTGCTCTACCCGACGCTGGCCGCGCTGCGGCTGGTGGGCACCGACCTCGTGCAGGCGGTCCCCCTGGTGATCGCGGCCGCGATCGGGCACGTCATGGTGACCGGCGTCGACTGGAACCTGCTCGTGCCGCTGCTCGTGGGCGGTGCGATCGGCACGTTCTTCGGCTCGAGGTTCGCCGGGCGCGTGCCGGGCGGGCTCATCCGCCGCGGCATCACGATCGTGCTCGCGGTGACGGCGTCGGCCATGCTCGGCGCGTCGCCGCTGCTGATCGGGATCATCACGCTGGTGCTGGTCGTGGGCGGCCCGCTGGTGTGGCGGATGCTCGTGCGCCGGTTCTCGGTGCACCTCGACAAGCCGGTGGAGCAGCGGCCCGGGGCATCGACTCACGCCTGA
- a CDS encoding thiolase family protein translates to MPNAVIVDAVRSPMGKGEPGGAIADLHPVDLLGQVLSGLANRTGLDTRTVEDVIVGVVSQVGEQSGTVGRQAALAAGFPEHVPGVTVERKCGSSQQAVDFAVQGVVAGGYDVVIAAGLESMSRIHMGLNKLDMDPNGPAVHERYPDLTNQGVAAELVAARWSLSRERIDEYAARSHARADAARSHARADAARSHARADAARSAGCCDDEIVPVTTPADVVDGDESIRPHTTAESLAGFRTAFDSSPARGRYPELEWMITAGSSSQITDGAAAILVMNEDVAQSLGLTPIARIVASAVVADDPVLMLTGPIPAARKVLSRAGMTLEQMDAYEVNEAFASVPLAWRDEMGADDDKLNPVGGAIALGHPLGASGARLMITMIHHPHRTGGRYGLQTMCEAGGRANATVVEAL, encoded by the coding sequence GTGCCCAACGCAGTCATAGTCGACGCCGTCCGCTCCCCGATGGGCAAGGGTGAACCGGGCGGCGCGATCGCTGACCTGCATCCGGTCGATCTGTTGGGCCAGGTCCTCTCCGGACTCGCGAACCGGACAGGCCTCGACACGAGGACCGTCGAGGACGTGATCGTCGGGGTCGTCAGCCAGGTCGGCGAGCAGTCCGGCACCGTGGGCCGTCAGGCCGCCCTCGCCGCCGGATTCCCGGAGCACGTCCCCGGCGTAACGGTCGAACGCAAGTGCGGATCCAGCCAGCAGGCGGTGGACTTCGCCGTCCAAGGGGTGGTCGCCGGCGGATACGACGTCGTGATCGCAGCCGGACTCGAATCCATGAGCCGGATCCACATGGGACTCAACAAGCTCGATATGGACCCCAACGGCCCGGCCGTACACGAGCGGTACCCAGACCTGACCAACCAGGGCGTGGCCGCCGAGCTGGTGGCGGCGAGATGGAGCCTGTCCCGCGAGCGAATCGACGAGTACGCCGCGCGCTCTCACGCACGAGCCGACGCCGCGCGCTCTCACGCACGAGCCGACGCCGCGCGCTCTCACGCACGAGCCGACGCCGCGCGCTCAGCGGGGTGTTGCGACGACGAGATCGTGCCGGTCACCACGCCGGCGGATGTGGTCGACGGCGACGAATCGATTCGACCCCACACCACCGCCGAGAGTCTGGCCGGTTTTCGTACCGCGTTCGATTCCAGTCCGGCACGAGGACGGTACCCCGAGCTGGAATGGATGATCACAGCCGGCAGTTCCTCGCAGATCACCGATGGCGCCGCTGCGATTCTCGTCATGAACGAGGATGTCGCGCAGTCCCTCGGACTGACCCCGATCGCGAGGATCGTGGCCTCTGCCGTCGTCGCCGACGATCCGGTCCTCATGCTCACCGGCCCAATCCCGGCCGCACGCAAGGTACTGAGCCGTGCCGGGATGACTCTCGAGCAGATGGACGCCTACGAGGTCAATGAGGCCTTCGCATCCGTGCCGCTGGCCTGGAGGGACGAGATGGGTGCCGACGACGACAAACTTAACCCCGTCGGCGGGGCGATCGCACTCGGGCACCCCCTGGGCGCCTCGGGCGCCCGCCTCATGATCACGATGATCCACCACCCGCACCGAACCGGTGGGCGATACGGCCTCCAGACGATGTGCGAGGCCGGAGGCAGGGCCAACGCCACCGTCGTCGAAGCGCTCTGA
- a CDS encoding sulfite exporter TauE/SafE family protein produces the protein MKTLIVLGVVGAIAQLIDGSLGMAYGVTSTTLLVAAGIAPAAASASVHFAEIGTTLASGFSHHKLGNVDWRIVRILAVPGAIGAFAGATLLSSLPADVAKPVVGAILLALGLYVLYRFLALGGRRPEFKGRVRTAFLVPLGLVGGTLDSLGGGGWGPVGTTSLLSSGRVEPRKVVGSIDTSEFVVAVGGSLGFLLGLGAAGIDWGYALALLIGGVIVAPFAAWLVKHLPARVLGTAAGGLIVVTNARTLLLWAEVPAAATNPVLIALVAVWFGLIAWAVLAERRNRGDDDEFSTSDRPAPSASAGPAPVHA, from the coding sequence GTGAAGACTCTCATCGTTCTCGGCGTCGTCGGCGCCATCGCCCAACTCATCGACGGCTCCCTGGGCATGGCCTACGGGGTGACCTCCACGACGCTCCTTGTCGCGGCCGGCATCGCGCCCGCGGCCGCGTCGGCATCCGTGCACTTCGCCGAGATCGGGACCACCCTCGCGTCGGGCTTCTCCCATCACAAGCTCGGCAACGTGGACTGGCGGATCGTGCGCATCCTCGCCGTCCCGGGCGCGATCGGCGCGTTCGCCGGCGCCACCCTCCTCAGCAGCCTCCCGGCCGACGTGGCCAAACCGGTCGTGGGCGCCATCCTGCTCGCGCTCGGCCTCTACGTCCTCTACCGATTCCTCGCCCTCGGCGGCCGACGCCCCGAGTTCAAGGGGCGCGTCCGGACGGCCTTCCTCGTGCCGCTCGGCCTCGTCGGCGGGACGCTCGACTCGCTCGGGGGCGGCGGGTGGGGCCCGGTCGGCACGACCTCGCTGCTGTCGTCGGGCCGGGTCGAACCCCGCAAGGTCGTGGGCTCGATCGACACCTCCGAGTTCGTGGTGGCCGTGGGCGGCTCGCTCGGCTTCCTCCTCGGCCTGGGCGCCGCCGGGATCGACTGGGGTTACGCGCTGGCGCTGCTCATCGGCGGCGTGATCGTGGCGCCGTTCGCCGCGTGGCTGGTCAAGCACCTGCCCGCGCGCGTGCTCGGCACCGCGGCCGGCGGCCTGATCGTGGTGACCAACGCGCGCACCCTGCTGCTCTGGGCCGAGGTGCCGGCCGCGGCCACCAACCCGGTCCTCATCGCCCTGGTCGCCGTCTGGTTCGGCCTGATCGCGTGGGCCGTGCTCGCCGAGAGGAGAAACCGGGGCGACGACGACGAGTTCAGCACCTCCGACCGGCCCGCCCCGTCCGCGAGCGCCGGACCGGCTCCCGTCCACGCCTGA
- a CDS encoding RrF2 family transcriptional regulator — protein MRVTAKSDYALRALVELAAARSDDRARDPRDSPVSAEELGRLQGIPHGFLQAILSDLRRAGLVASRRGKTGGWFLGRDAGEITVADVMRAVDGPLVSVYDVRPEAVVYNERAAVLQHVWIASRAALRRVMDAVTIADLAAGHLPGEVHELTLDTDAWEAR, from the coding sequence ATGAGGGTCACCGCCAAGTCCGACTACGCGTTGCGCGCGCTCGTCGAACTCGCGGCGGCCCGGAGCGACGACCGCGCCCGGGACCCCAGGGACAGCCCGGTCAGCGCGGAGGAACTGGGCCGGCTGCAGGGCATCCCGCACGGCTTCCTCCAGGCGATCCTCTCGGACCTGCGGCGCGCGGGCCTGGTCGCCAGCCGGCGGGGGAAGACCGGTGGGTGGTTCCTCGGCCGGGACGCCGGCGAGATCACGGTCGCCGACGTCATGCGGGCGGTCGACGGGCCGCTGGTCAGCGTCTACGACGTCCGGCCCGAGGCGGTGGTCTACAACGAGCGCGCGGCAGTGCTGCAGCATGTGTGGATCGCGTCGCGGGCGGCGCTACGCCGGGTGATGGACGCGGTGACGATCGCCGACCTGGCCGCCGGGCACCTGCCGGGAGAGGTCCACGAGCTCACCCTCGACACCGACGCCTGGGAAGCCCGCTAG